The following proteins come from a genomic window of Denitromonas sp.:
- a CDS encoding dipeptide ABC transporter ATP-binding protein — MMTPDDTGLLTVETLSVDIDAGQRIRPVDAVSFSIAPGETVALLGESGCGKSMTALALMRLLPAAGRVAGGGVRYHGEDLLALPEARMRRVRGGGMAMIFQEPATSLNPVMTVYHQIEEVLSRHRGMRGAAARNEAARLLTAVGIPDAERRLDEYPFQFSGGMKQRVMIAMALAGDPDLLIADEPTTALDVTLQAQVLDLLAALQASRRMGMLLITHDLGVVARMAHTVAVMYAGEVIEQGARGAFFERPLHPYSRKLFAALPTPAGREQPLDTLPGMVPRLDQVFAGCRFAPRCPDALAHCDKRPPAWYEVDGRRVRCHLYDPAGAAIAAAPAEMPSVATSPRAAASGPLLEVRELAVHFPVRKGVLKRVSGHVKAVDGINLSLSPGRTLALVGESGCGKTTAGKALMQLVRPTGGSVKLAGVEQVGRRGRALHALRQQVQMVFQDPFASLNPRMRIGDILNEGMAALKIGDSAQARSQRIDSLLTRVGLDPAMRDRYPHAFSGGQRQRIALARALAVAPKVIVCDEPTSALDVSVQAQILNLLRDVQRSEGLAYLFITHNIAVVDYLADDVAVMYLGRIVEQGTREQVLRHPRHPYTRTLLDAVLTTGPAAEAPATAAQVPAAEVPLPSPLNPPSGCHFHPRCARADAMCRARYPDASATADGGFVRCHHPLG; from the coding sequence ATGATGACGCCTGACGACACTGGCTTGCTGACGGTTGAAACGCTCTCCGTGGACATCGACGCCGGGCAGCGCATCCGCCCGGTCGATGCGGTCAGTTTCTCGATTGCGCCGGGCGAGACAGTGGCGTTGCTGGGCGAGTCGGGATGCGGCAAGTCCATGACCGCGCTGGCGCTGATGCGCTTGCTCCCGGCGGCGGGGCGGGTCGCGGGCGGCGGCGTGCGCTACCATGGCGAGGATCTGCTCGCCTTGCCTGAGGCGCGCATGCGACGGGTCCGTGGGGGCGGCATGGCGATGATTTTCCAGGAGCCCGCCACCAGCCTGAATCCGGTCATGACGGTCTATCACCAGATCGAAGAGGTGCTGTCGCGGCATCGTGGCATGCGGGGTGCGGCGGCGCGAAACGAGGCGGCGCGCCTGCTCACGGCCGTGGGCATTCCGGATGCCGAGCGCCGCCTCGATGAATACCCATTCCAGTTTTCCGGCGGCATGAAGCAGCGGGTCATGATCGCCATGGCGCTCGCGGGCGACCCCGATTTGCTGATTGCCGATGAGCCGACCACGGCGCTGGATGTGACACTCCAGGCCCAGGTGCTCGACCTGTTGGCCGCACTGCAGGCCTCCCGGCGCATGGGCATGCTGCTCATTACGCATGACCTGGGCGTAGTGGCCCGAATGGCGCACACCGTGGCCGTGATGTATGCCGGCGAGGTGATCGAGCAGGGCGCGCGGGGGGCGTTTTTCGAACGGCCGCTTCATCCGTACTCCCGCAAGTTGTTTGCCGCCTTGCCGACGCCGGCGGGCCGCGAACAGCCCCTCGATACGCTGCCGGGCATGGTGCCGCGACTCGATCAGGTATTTGCCGGCTGCCGGTTTGCGCCACGCTGTCCGGATGCGCTGGCGCATTGCGACAAGCGACCGCCGGCGTGGTACGAGGTCGATGGTCGGCGGGTGCGGTGCCACTTGTATGACCCCGCGGGGGCCGCCATCGCGGCGGCGCCCGCCGAGATGCCGTCGGTGGCTACGTCACCCCGTGCGGCGGCGAGCGGGCCGCTGCTCGAGGTGCGGGAGCTGGCCGTGCATTTTCCGGTGCGCAAGGGCGTGCTCAAGCGGGTCAGCGGTCACGTCAAGGCGGTTGACGGGATCAATCTGTCGCTGTCGCCGGGGCGGACCCTCGCCCTGGTTGGCGAGTCGGGGTGTGGCAAGACGACCGCCGGCAAGGCCTTGATGCAGTTGGTTCGGCCGACCGGCGGCTCGGTCAAGCTGGCCGGGGTGGAGCAGGTTGGTCGCCGCGGGCGGGCGCTGCACGCGTTGCGCCAGCAGGTCCAGATGGTCTTTCAGGATCCGTTCGCCTCGCTCAATCCGCGCATGCGGATCGGCGACATCCTGAACGAGGGGATGGCGGCGCTGAAGATCGGCGACAGTGCGCAGGCGCGCTCACAGCGCATTGATTCGCTGCTCACGCGGGTTGGCCTTGATCCGGCCATGCGTGACCGCTACCCGCACGCCTTTTCCGGTGGCCAGCGCCAGCGCATTGCGCTGGCGCGCGCGCTGGCGGTTGCGCCCAAGGTCATCGTCTGTGACGAGCCCACAAGCGCGCTGGATGTGTCGGTCCAGGCGCAGATCCTCAACCTGTTGCGGGACGTGCAGCGCAGCGAGGGCCTTGCCTATCTGTTCATCACGCACAACATTGCGGTGGTCGACTATCTGGCCGACGATGTGGCGGTGATGTACCTCGGGAGGATCGTCGAGCAGGGCACGCGCGAGCAGGTCCTTCGCCATCCTCGCCATCCCTACACCCGCACCTTGCTCGATGCGGTGCTTACCACCGGGCCGGCCGCCGAGGCGCCGGCGACAGCGGCGCAAGTGCCAGCCGCAGAAGTCCCTTTGCCCTCACCCTTGAATCCGCCCTCGGGCTGTCATTTTCATCCGCGCTGCGCGCGGGCCGACGCCATGTGCCGAGCGCGCTATCCCGATGCGTCCGCCACCGCCGACGGCGGCTTCGTCCGCTGTCACCATCCGCTGGGCTGA
- a CDS encoding peroxiredoxin has translation MLRSGDTAPLFSLPDADMENFDMASVRGNRHVVLFFYPRDNTPSCTLQAADFSDHEDAFNRLDCIVIGVSPDDSLTHAEFRDEHGLSIRLLADTEAEVCKLFGVWREKVVDGIKRMGVLRSTFIIDKAGQIQHALYDVAPRGHVAEVLALVRELEPEKANANRKKHRRNA, from the coding sequence ATGTTGCGCAGCGGAGATACCGCGCCCCTTTTCTCGTTGCCGGATGCCGATATGGAAAATTTCGACATGGCATCCGTTCGTGGCAACCGTCACGTTGTCTTGTTTTTCTACCCGCGTGACAACACGCCCAGCTGCACGCTGCAGGCCGCGGATTTCAGCGATCATGAAGATGCGTTCAATCGCCTCGATTGCATCGTGATCGGTGTCAGTCCGGACGATAGCCTGACGCACGCCGAGTTCCGCGACGAGCACGGATTGTCGATCCGGCTGCTGGCCGATACGGAAGCGGAAGTGTGCAAACTGTTTGGCGTGTGGCGCGAAAAAGTGGTCGATGGCATCAAACGGATGGGTGTGTTACGTTCGACCTTCATTATCGACAAGGCTGGCCAGATTCAGCATGCCCTGTATGATGTCGCGCCGCGGGGTCATGTGGCCGAGGTGCTGGCCCTTGTCAGGGAACTTGAACCGGAAAAAGCTAATGCAAATCGCAAAAAACACCGTCGTAACGCTTAA
- a CDS encoding peptidylprolyl isomerase — translation MQIAKNTVVTLKYTVHDPDGNVVDDGQHPLVYLHGGYDGIFSPIEEALHGKNTGENLKMKLQPDDAFGEYDENMVMMEDRSLFPDNIEVGMSFERVTEDGEDEVLYRITDIADGKVVVDGNHPLAGVALLFDITITEVRPATQEEIAHGHVHGAGGHHH, via the coding sequence ATGCAAATCGCAAAAAACACCGTCGTAACGCTTAAGTACACCGTCCACGATCCGGACGGCAACGTGGTCGATGACGGCCAGCATCCGCTGGTGTACCTGCACGGGGGCTACGACGGCATCTTTTCGCCGATCGAGGAAGCGCTTCACGGCAAGAACACGGGCGAGAACCTGAAGATGAAGCTTCAGCCGGACGATGCGTTCGGCGAGTACGACGAAAACATGGTGATGATGGAAGATCGCAGCCTGTTTCCGGACAACATCGAAGTGGGCATGAGCTTCGAGCGCGTGACCGAGGACGGTGAAGACGAGGTGCTGTACCGCATCACCGACATCGCCGACGGCAAGGTGGTGGTCGATGGCAATCACCCGCTCGCGGGTGTCGCGCTGCTGTTCGATATCACGATCACCGAAGTGCGTCCGGCAACACAGGAAGAAATCGCGCATGGTCATGTCCATGGCGCCGGTGGCCATCACCACTGA